Within Aricia agestis chromosome Z, ilAriAges1.1, whole genome shotgun sequence, the genomic segment ctgactgctgcattcagtttcatacaaaagtcctgtttgattcacactcggagcgtaattttgtgagtcacgatttgtatgaaaagatattatttacgcgaccgaaaatctgcgactcacgactcacaaaattatacTTGTTTGGCTTCactcttatttatttttataattattaaccttcaattatttaatgaagattttgacagaatataatgtatgagcattatgtcaaaattttgaattaagtaggtccactctgagtgcggcagtcagtTAGGGTAAGTTAACTATTTCCACCTTCTTTAGGctttagcccgtcatcgcgtggccattttgtgcttattttcatacaagtagtgtgcgtttatttccttgaatatttctatttgtcgattatttcgaagcacattatgatacaggaaagaaagtcaattagttcatgatatcgattaactatagttaaagtgatgagaatccgtaaacacacgtagaaagctatgcaatttttatagccaaattattaatttatgtgacatttttagcactaatgcttTATATAGCacaaataagggattaataaacttataaattatctttttagcttacaaaaatattgaaaagcccaaacaacgttgttcaaaacttacgtttttaatgttaaatccacgtgtttgaggcattctttgaccattcttatggtttattatttagcggaaccacaaaactcaacaatatctagcattaaatgtccactaaaaacctttattaaaacttttattacatgaaatatgcagaccgactcctttgttatgtcctagtaagtaggacataacattgcacgcttttgacgcttttACATCGATATGAgactctctccagtctatagttaAGTACCTCAatgatacaagttacaaccaacTCCACGGTGTGTTCCGAAACTCGTTTCAGTATAACTAGCAGTGcagtttgacagatttttattgGTTCCCGACTTCCGAGACGTCAGATTGGTCAATCCAGTATACTGGAATAAGTAAAAGAACGCTTCCCCTtaccagggttgccagattgggggtTTTTTCGCAATTCTGGGGAAAAATTTGACTCTAGGCGAAAATTTGGGGAAACAGTATCTTTGGGGAAATGTTTGGGGAAAATAAATGCACTGTGGGGATTTTTTGGGGTTAGCACTTCTAAAAAACATAGCAAACAAATGAAACGAACGTCCTTTTCATTCGATTAACATCCTGGCAAATATGCAAGAATTCAGagccatttaaaaaaatgtctagCTAGTCTATGACTGATTCTGTCTTGTCTATCTCTGGCTgggtttgttgtttgttttggtttgtttggtggagtgcgtaaaaggcctgacagacgtacgaacttaaattacgcgggttttaagttcgcgaacttactcggctcgcgtcggtgacacacgagaatcgctcacagtggattaccatgcccccaggctcgcggctctttgctgacacacaggcgattaagattgTCGAGCCATAAGtacgcgtacttactcgcacgtctgtcacccccttaaaaaaattgtctcttTGGTCGAGCGAGCGACCCTGTGTTGTGTATCTGTTTAGCTGTCGAGTGATGAGTGATCGAAActactaagactgggttgcaccagaggcgtgggtaaagttaaagttatagttatagttaaggtaaatttaactttaactttacccttaactttgcccggagaaattgacagatgacagctgatccaacaaggttatacaagcgcgtgggcgggggcgctgctggtaaaggagaactgtcaaaaattgcggcttttgtatgatgacagcgttattgcaccaactaactttaactttaactgtaactttaactttgactacagtgcaaaatgtcaaatctttgggtaaagttaaaaatggacgccatcaagacgccatatttaactataaccatagagctcgacaaggttttaaatgcatgtggcgaaaaaaggaagtaacgctgtcatcataaaaaagccgcaatttttgacagttctcctttaccagcagcgcccccgcccacgcgcatgtataaccttgttggatcagctgtcatctgtcaatttctcagggcaaagttaagggtaaagttaaagttaaatttaccttaactataaccataactttaactttaactttacccacgcctctggtgtaaCCCAGTCTAAATCGAACAAAAGgagtttcaattttttattcggtttttttttctgtaacaaagcgattcgggattttttttttgaaaacgtatcattttggggaaatataaaaatcagtttgggggaaatcgtaaaattgcaTCTGGCACTTACCCTGCCCTTACCCAAATCAAAGATGGCAGCGAAGTTTGAAAAATGactgaaagagattttttttagttttatataattttatgtgatACAAGTTAATACAAAGTACTCAGTATTTTAAAATCGTAgtgttaaaaaagttatattattatcttacgcATATGTCGTACTCAAACCAAGCAAAAGTTTGATTAAAGTACTTGCTACCTATTTGTTTacgtttacaaataaaaaacaaaaactggTAAAGTTTCATGATCTTTAAAAATGcaagaaaacaataattttgagACAGTCATAAGTAAGTGGCGGCGTATATCCGATGTCGAGAAAATAGAAAAAGCAGGCAAAGTCGAAAGGAAAGAGAATCTTATGGCTATAAGGTATTTTTCATTGCATCGTAGGTAATATGAGTAGAGGAGTTAGTGGCTATTGTTCAGTGAAACTTCGGTGTGAAATTTAAGATGAATTATTGTTCCGTTGCGAATTTATATTGCGCTTGTAGTCTTCTGTATTATTTTGTCATTATAATTTTGTGTGTCTTTGTGTGCTGTTGTGTGTAAGTACaagtaacaatttttttcaaGTATGCCTGGCGAGTCGAATCATGCACCATACTTGGACCATAAGAAGGAAGAAACAAGCTTAATAGTACCAGAGAGTAAAGCTAGTACTTCAGTGGCCGTCATAGGAGCAGGGGCTGCCACTGCTACAGAATTGTCTTCGGACAAAACGAGAACTGAAGAAAAGCAAGATTTAATTAAACATGAGGAAGAATCAAAGGTATAGTAATGTTTGTATTCCTCTGAATGGAACCATAACACTTAACCTTAGCAATGGTACCTATTTCACTGCTATGGTATACCTATATGTAACACTAAGGAATTCCTTAAGGTGCAGTGCCCAGAGGTTTTAACCTCCGAAAATTGTAATAGTAAATGGATTAAATGGATAGTTTTCGAGGTGTCATTTCCTTTTTTACACGAAGTATAACTTGCAAAGTTTaccaaaagttttttttgtgcttttaattttttagttatttaataaaaaaataatatttcaccaCATGAAACCAGTcaaggtaaaatattttttttcttgttcctGTTATTTAATGACTCTTATCGGAttgtttacattaaaaattaaccaaaaacacaatttaaaaaaaaaaagtttgcttTGCTAacctaattaaaattataagatttTTGCAAAGTTTTTAGAGATTAACGCTCGTTGTGACAAAGATAAAAGGTTTTGAGAGGATTTCAGGGTTGTAACGATAAGTGTTTatattaaaacattataaagtACTCAAAACTGTCAAgtactttaaaatgttttaatatctCCACAAATCAACAGGCGGAGGTcagcaacaggcggaccgcaaATGGTCAAATTTTGTACcgcaaaatattgtaatgtattttataccaagtatcaattaataaatagcTCATAGGTATATGTAtgcctttattaattaattttaagctaAAGAGTgcttttttctggacctcgttaaaattttcccacagtatccggaccccactAAAactacttgccgacccctgctCTAGGCACTCCACTATTAGTGTTACATATAAGTTATGTCATGTTCATGTTAAAAAGTATTCAAAGTTTTGGTAATACAGAATATGTGTTTAAAGGACCTTTCTCAAAGGTACTTTTACCCAGTACTTTAATTTGCCAGGACACTTAGTgctgtatttaaaaaaacatatatttcAATAGTGATTAATCAATTTACAGGATGCTGCAGGTGATCATGACAAAACTGATGACTACTTAGACAATGATAAGGTCATAGTCAACGCTCCGAAACATACAAACGAAAAACCTGGAGACAATGTGGACAGCGTATTCTTAAGACCACCGCCACCACATAAACGGCGTCCATCACCACCCGCTAATGAAGAAGAGGAGGACTGTGGTATTAAATGCCTTTATTACACGCTGCAATGCTGTGATTGTGTCCTCATGTAAAGTGCCATTTTATTGTGCtttcagagaagtttattcatagCCAGATGACgggcctacgtcatttggtcgggttatgtcaattcagtgtgTGTCCAAAAatactaggccgaaaatacgtatataaaatacattggctgggtttgacatactgcgaccaaattacgtagctCCGACATTTGCCTATgactcaacttctctgatagtactatcagagaaatttattcatGAGCAGGTAGAAGACCTACGTGTTTTGGTTACTTTACATTACAGGACATTAAGCCAAACGACGTAGATCCACCATttgctatgaatcaatttctaagATACAACTGCATTCTTAATGTCTCAGCAGTTTATAATAGCAATCTAGTGCTCTATTTGAGACattaagggcatgtttcaccacttcctgataaggctatccaccaattaacttgacagatcaagtatgcagaatctgtcaaaaaagttgtgaatagcctattaggcactttatcagaaagtggtgaaacaggcccttagaatggAGCTGTATGTTATAAACAGGGCCTTGTTTTAACTGTAAAGCTATATGCAGAATATATAACAGCTGGCTGACAATATAGCATTTAATATTTCTGCTGTGCAAAGTAGCAAGGCCCTTGAGATGACtcagtatatttttatgatagaaTTATAGATACATAGAAAAGTCTATGacataaaatatctttatattGATCTAGAAAGttcctatatattatatatacttgcCTTAACCTTACTTAAAAATGGTTTCGATAGATTTTACCCAAGTTTCTAAGCTTATACTTGGCTACATTAAAAAAAGTGTCTATAAACTTAAAAATCAGTGGTGGTTTGtgattaaagtttaaataataataatatcatagcaATAGCTATAAATCTCGACGATCTCCTTTTAGTTGCGGGTCCacgttggatgcgagtagcaggagatcggtcatcttggcgttcattgagagaggcctatgtcctatataggacgaatataggctgatatgatgatgatgatgatgaatagcTATAAAGTAACTGTTTTTCTTACGCTTATTTACATGAACATTCTtgtctatttttattatattatactctaCTTGCttctgttttatttatatttcataactttatagaatattatgtatttttatacaaaGCCAAAAGTTTTGATCTATAAACActtcaaaaatgtttttcatgTCCTATAAATTTAcgaaattaacattaaatataaaattattttagtatagattagttTAAGTAGGCCCCTAGATGATcatttttattgtgcaatattatttaacaatgtTATTGAACAACTTATTCTACAATATGATTaaaaggcgggcgcgttcaatattaaccctagacggtccATAAtatggtcaataatattgcacaataaaatttatcaaCTAAGAGCCGCTAAGAGTTGTGCCAAAATTTGATATTCACTAACATAACTCTGCTCAATGTATTATGACATTCCTTACTCAACCTCATTTTGTGATATCCGGGATGTTATACATTCTTTATACTTATCTTGCTATCTTTTTAACTTGCCTTGACCTTAAGATTCTTGATGGTAGCTTAGAATTTATATTTTGCAGTGCGAAGACtgtaaaattattactatacTTGTATTATAGTATGACCCATTTTTGTACTCATTATTGAAGCAGTTTTTGCAATAGCGATGAGAAAACATTATGAAATAGTTGTAATAGTAGGTTAGACAAAGCTGTGTAATGGTATTGTATGGAAATTTTAATCTGGTTATCTTGAAATTGTATTCAATTTgtaactttataatttaaaagtcaAAGGGCCGTGATGGATAACAATGTTTGGCACCATGATTAGGCAGCTGTCTTTAGTTAGCACAATTGACTTTGATGATGGGCAAATAAAATCGAGTATTTGCCCATGTCTACATTTGTAAATCATGGCCAATTATCAAGACGCCGTATAATACTGCCAGACAGagttagttttaaattattggGGGCAAAAAGGACTTCATAAAATTTGCTAAAATATTACAACTTAAGTATCagaaatgttactatttttcaaaaataataattttaatatttcttgaTTTAGGTATACCTGAAAGttaaaatgataatttattCTTCATTTAAACTGTTATAAGTTATTGTTCTAGATTTTAGACAGAAAAAATAGAAGTAATACCAAAATTTAAAGCAATTTACATATCAAATGCTAGACTGCAATTATGGCATACATTTGTTTCAGTCCTTTTTTGCCTCGTGTTTGTGTCTCGTTTCTAGGATTATCTATAGTTTTTACTGACGACTTTATAACTTACATTCTAAACTTTTTGGCCCCAGTGAAATGTATTTTTTGATAACTTTACTCTTGTAACTAGGTGTTCAGTCTCCGTCCAATAGGGAGTCTGCTAGCTTAATGctaaaattatgtatatttttaaggaTATACACGTTTAGCTTCAATAAATTTCTTAAAAAGTGGAATTTTTTTCTTACTCCCCTTAGCGTGGGTTGCACGGTGGGtgggttaaagttatggttatagttaaggctaaatttaactttaaccttaactttgaccggagaaattgacagatgacagctggtccaacaagtttataaatgaacgtgggcgggggcgctgctggtgaaggagaactgtcaaaaatggcgtttttgtatgatgacagcgttagttccttttttcgccacatgcatttaaaaccttgtcgagctctatggttatggtttcgcctttataatattagtaggattattagggcgttcgctgctttgagcgtgtgcccggcgcgggcgcccgcgacgGTCACCCATCTCTCGCAGCGGCCAGTATAATTTAGATCGCGCGGGTGTACAGTCGATGCCTATGGactttttattgatatattaccTAGCCAACAGACGACAACGCCGACGTGTACAAAGGCGTCAGTCAATCAGCCCATTTGTCACGTCTAGATTGTTGACCTGTCGCCCGCGGGGCGGGCACCGCTGCACGCGTCGCGTGCGACGGCTGAACCGCctcacgcagcgctgctctatgggatgacatgaaacaagcacgcctcgcgggtggccaCGTCGCGCGCCGGGCGTACGCTTAACGCAGTGAACGCCCTTAGGatgacaataataaaaaaaaactaagtaggtatatgtgtaatattttattagaatacATTTCATGTACAGACACtgaatttcaaatattattatcttaagtaCACTGTCAATACACAACACCCATATTAAAACACTCGTACAGTGCAATATTTTAATAGGAATATACCTAATACAAATTTGGTAACTAATCAATCAATAATAAGGTACAGTAAGATAGACCTTAGACTCGGAGCTTAATAAATCTCAAGTAGCCAGTCtcttcccctaccctattaaaattaaataaatttttacaaaattctcgattacaagtaaaaaaagtaaaaaaaatattttttggtttaattttttgattatacatagattttttatacataaatttagtaataaaagaaatattgcACTAgactaattataaacaattctcttattaacataatattatacaatacaaaCCGTCAAACGGTTCTACCACCAATGTTTACATAAAATGTATGGCAAAAATACAAATACTCCTTAGTTATTTCAAAAACAGCGAATAATATAAACGTGGACAAGATGAAATAGGtgagttaaaaaaaactaataaagtCTGGTCATTGAATGGGCAGAAAATTCGATAGATACCTAATGCTACTTCTTGTTACTCACCAACATCCGTCTCTATTCAAATTCTCCCTGTTTGTTGACCCGACTTTTCAAAAAACAActtaaacaatatattatgaataagaatccttttataattatttatataatattatatttcgtcTCTCTTAACTTTGTCAAATGCAGAGACAAAACTTGATTAGACGATAGTCAGACTTATTGGAAGATAAAATTTACACTAAATATTCTAATAGCTACAGTAAGCCCATTTTAATACAGGTATTTAACAAAATAGCAAAGGAAGATaacaaaaaaaaggaaaaacaatatttatttacctacttattaGAAATACTAGATTACAACCACTgatgtaattattatagtatatttttaacatgaatagttatttattataactaaGATTGTccagtggtcgaaattcgacctcaaataaaaaattaaattataattaagtttctttcaacgcttttctattgaattcTTTTCTATTCTGTTGTCAAACTTTTGactttaactttattatttttgacataattcctgcgacagtctcagattaattaagtcaaatgatgacagactgacCGTGTATAGGTCAGtataataggtctaccagaatctgatctGGCAGACGCGTTCACGAATAATTCTAtcaaaatggatagctaacactgatctccattatacatggaggtcagtgatagctaacatcaatacaaacaaaaaataatcttagacaaaaccgcgtaaaggGTCACATTCCGAAGATTTGTTAAcgcgaattaaaaaaaaaaacaaaatggcggacaagtaggtcggccaaaatctttaTACCATTTCATACTCCTATGTTTCAGCAttgttcgtaaaaagggttccaaCGTTTTTAGCTTACCTAataaattaatcaaattaatttattaggtaagtatgtaacattaaatttatatttctttaaataaaatatgcggAAAAACAAAAATCCCAAAATCATTGAAATCATGGTCGTACTttacttatataaattaaaGAGGAAACGTGCTTTTACGTCAAACAGGCTCCGAAATAACTagattaattttgatgaaatttagacTCGACACAGTTGACTACGGACATACCATAGATCGTGCGGTTCTCACAGGTTATACTATTaaactataaactataaatcGAACTATAAATTCACGCTAAATATTACACTATTATTCAGggttctatattattatagacaaGACAACCCTAGACAACCCTAAACAATTTAACTAAATGTaacaaaaaagtaataagtttttttctgcaattgaataatattatattgtcctGGTTACCTAGGGCATTTTttcatttgattattattaagctATTTTCCCGTAATTTTGATAAGACGCCCAACAATTCCCTCTGCGGAAATTCTCGAaattcaaatgaaaaaaaatgttttagcgaACCTGGACTAATAGTGATAGCTatgatgaaaataaattataatttaagaaaaaaaattattactttattttatagaCAATagtgtttaataattattaaacactATTGTCTATTAGATAATACATTAGTTGAATACATTTTGGATGTTTAGAAACTGATAAATAATatcctttttaacccccgacaaaaaagaggggtgttataagtttgacgtgtttgtctgtctgtctgtctgtctgtctggctgtctgtgtgtgtatctgtccgtagcatcgtagcatccaaacgggtggaccgattttgatctagttttttttgtttgaaagctgacatgatcgagagtgttcttagctataattcatcatcatcagcctgctcagtgctggacaatcgtgacatttgtgaatatacaatatacgtatacacataataatggaaagttgacctagTGCTGCAGCagcacctggtaatcaataggatatccaattcctcgccaacttaaagcagaggtttcgtgtttgggctcattttaattgcgacaaccagtaagaagtagataaagtataaacagtaaatatttacatgctgctgctgcagcatcacctggattctataggaaccgagcttcgtatgaacccaaagtggaggtttcatgtttgggctcatattaacggcctcatcgaaaaggacattgatagatggtaatcatgagaatatgattctgttgataggaattattctgcactataaccaacacaagtttaaaaagtatgaaataaaattaaattaagaaatttaaaaaaacccccgccaaaacaactttaaaaagtaatgaaataatatttactgcctttaagttcaaataattcctaacttgtgtaaagtaatattttagtccataattgttgtcaaggtgtgtcgggggaccgctaatgtagatgtttgatttcacataacaagtttaaggatcaattcacagcgatctgaatcgagatatgtaaccagcgacttggcggttgtaggttgtagtttacttggcggtcccccgacacaccttgacaacaattatggactaaaatattactttacacaagttaggaattatttgaacttgaaaggcagtaaatattatttcattactttttgaaGTTGTTttagcgggggttttttaaatttcttaattataatatttggt encodes:
- the LOC121739507 gene encoding uncharacterized protein LOC121739507 isoform X2, with product MKKAGQSTAKSGSGHIGKSGSKLKPGGSMGSGTKIGSSSGNIGTSSTKIGGKLGSSPKTSTFQPTSQKSYAPPSFTPSKAGKSSTSFGIIWLPMKKRNKYKDASFNSNKNERSPEKRPTMYGFMPGESNHAPYLDHKKEETSLIVPESKASTSVAVIGAGAATATELSSDKTRTEEKQDLIKHEEESKDAAGDHDKTDDYLDNDKVIVNAPKHTNEKPGDNVDSVFLRPPPPHKRRPSPPANEEEEDCGIKCLYYTLQCCDCVLM
- the LOC121739507 gene encoding uncharacterized protein LOC121739507 isoform X4 — encoded protein: MQENNNFETVISKWRRISDVEKIEKAGKVERKENLMASMPGESNHAPYLDHKKEETSLIVPESKASTSVAVIGAGAATATELSSDKTRTEEKQDLIKHEEESKDAAGDHDKTDDYLDNDKVIVNAPKHTNEKPGDNVDSVFLRPPPPHKRRPSPPANEEEEDCGIKCLYYTLQCCDCVLM
- the LOC121739507 gene encoding uncharacterized protein LOC121739507 isoform X3 translates to MQENNNFETVISKWRRISDVEKIEKAGKVERKENLMAISMPGESNHAPYLDHKKEETSLIVPESKASTSVAVIGAGAATATELSSDKTRTEEKQDLIKHEEESKDAAGDHDKTDDYLDNDKVIVNAPKHTNEKPGDNVDSVFLRPPPPHKRRPSPPANEEEEDCGIKCLYYTLQCCDCVLM